TATCTTCCGCCGCGGTGGCAGAGACGTGCTTGCTAGCCGGCCTTGGCCCGCACGGCTGGAGTGGCATTTGCGGCTGGCTCGGCCGCTTCGGGCATCTTGATCGTCGCGCCGGGTGGCATGCGTCGCTCTTGCGTGATGCCGCGCTGCGAGCGGATGAAAAATTCGTAGAAGTGCCCGGCGATGCCCTCGCGGAAATCGTGGCCCAGGCGATCGAGGATCTCGCTCCATTTCAAGCCACTGCGATAGACCAACCGGTAGGCCATCTTCAACTCAGTAATTTCGGTGGTGGTGGCTCCGTTGCGTCGCAGTCCGATCGAGTTCAGGCCGACGACAAAGTTGCTGGCGCCATCGATGGTGACAAATGGCGGCACGTCTTTGACCACGCGCGCCTGCCCACCGACCATGGCCATGCGACCGATGCGGCAAAACTGATGCACGGCAACGCCGCCCGAGACGAAGGCACGATCTTCGACCAGCACATGTCCGGCCATCATGCAGTTGTTGGCGAAAATTACGTGATTGCCGACGTGGCAATCGTGTGCGATATGAGCGCTGACCATCAGCAGGTTGTTGTTGCCGACGATCGTTAGATGTCCTTCCTCCATAGCGCGATGAATCGTAACGTTCTCGCGCAACGTATTGCCGGACCCGACGATCAGGGAGCCCGGCCGCTCGGGCATGCGCACGTGTTGTGGCAGCCCTCCCAAGACGGCCCCTTCGAAGACATGGTTATTGTCGCCGAGCGTAGTATCGGCCTTGAGGACGACGCGGGCTTCGATAGTGCAGTTGTGGCCGATCGCGACGTTGGCTTCAACGATCGCAAAGGGGCCGATCGTTACATTGTGTCCAAGCTTGGCGGTGGGATGGACAATGGCAAGCGGGTGGATCTTCACCTGTGATGGCCTCGGCGGGAGAGATGGGTCGGCAGGCACTGGCGGGGCCGCGCTCTGGTCGATTGGCGGTGGGAGGGAAGTTCGCGATTGTTTCGCCCGTATGGGTAATTCCGTCCACGGTAAACTTATCGGTCCATCGTGGCGCGCGGTTCAATCGTGGCGCAGTCCGTCGGTCTAGATTCGCGCACTTACCAGCGCGCCCGATTTGACCGGCAGAACGTTGGCTCATGACAATATGAGGCCACCAAAATCGCGGTCGGGGCGGCCCCTCGTTGAGAGGCCGGGAAAACCACGCAAGCAATTCGGCCGCGCCGCTTGCCCCGTACACTTGCAAGGCCGGCTGCCAGCACGCGTTGCGGGCAAGTCGACTGGAAAAACCGCAGCGTCCGCGCCAAACACCGCCTGACCCGCAAAGTTTACCGAGCCTACCCCCGGTTCGATCTGCGGCCAGACTTGGTAAACTCGCCGTTGAAGATTCTGTCTCCGCAGCACATGTGCTGCGGGCATCCGGCCAGCGCGGTACAAGCCCAGTTGACTGAAGAAGATGGTGCCGTCGCTCATCTCCAATGCCCTGAACCTTTTCCACTGCCCCTTTTTGTTACACCTCGATCCACGACCCCACGGGCGTGAATGATAGCCCCTCTTTTTCCACGCGGAGCACTGAACAATGGCGACCCCCGAACAACTGTACGACGAAGCCGACAAGCTCAAGGATGCCGACAAGCTCGAAGAGGCTGCCGCAAAGCTGAACGAACTTCTGGAAACGACGCCGGACTACGCCTTGGCACACTCGGCACTGGCCGTGATTTACACTCGCCTGCGCAAGCATGACGAAGCTGTAAAGCACGCCCTACGCACAAGCGAGCTGGAACCGAACGATGCTTTCAGCTTTACCGCGCTGAGCGTAACGTTCCAGCGTGCCGGCAAGATTCCCGAGGCCGAAGATGCGATGGCCCGCGCCCGCATGATCCAGGGCCACCATCATCATTGACGGTTCGACCGGTCGACGGGGCGGCAAGTCATCATGCTACGTGCAATCCTTGGTCGTCGATCGTGTAGGGCACAATCTCGTCGGAGCACGCGCTGCCACGATGTTTGGCCACGTACAACGCGCGAGAGAGACGGTTGCCGTTGCGAATCTTGCCGAGGTAGATCACGGTATTTGCGTTGGCCAACATATCCCCTTCGTCCAATGGCCTTGCCGCCAACTCCTCGAGCATCACCTCGGCCGAGGTGTACAGTAACAGGCAGCTGATTTTCGAGGTGTCGTATGTTGCCGTGGCGACGCGGGCGGCATTCTCGCGAAAGTGCTCGCGAAACAAATCGCGGGCGACCCATTCTGGATCTTTGCGGACGATCTGGTGATAGACATATTCGAATAGATCAATCTGGATCGAATCGCTGGGTCGGCCAACCGGCTCGACGCCATCGATCACGGCGCGGCGCACTCCCCGCAAAAAGTTACCGTAAAAAAAGGCGATCGAGACGCCCAGTTTACGTGCCAGTTCGGATTGCCAATCCTGCCAGTCCTCGAAAGTCAAATCCGCGCGCGTCACTCGCCGACCATGATAGTCGAACACGCGCAGATAGTCTCCCTGCGAGCCCAGCGTGTCAAAGAAAGTGCCAAGATCCGGCGCGAGACTGGGATTCGCTACTGCCACTTTCCAGTCGAACATGCGCTGCGCGTAGTCGGCATGGCTCTGCGCGTCGCCGCGTGCGCACATATCGAAGAGGATGCCGCGCTGGCCCTCTTGACGATAGCCGGCGTTGGCAAATTGCACTCCACATTGCGTCTTGCCGATGCCGGTAGCGCCCGAGACAACTGTCAGGGTGCCTGGAATTAGGCCTCCGCCGAGCAGTTTATCGAGCCCCGGCACGCCTGTGGAAAGTCGCGCTTGTTCACCCATCTCGTTCGTCCTTCCCGCGTCGCGAAAAGATTGCTCCGACTAGTCCCTTTGCTTGACCGCTTTCACTTGGTTCAGGTTCGCCCCCGAAAAGACGTCGCTGGCGAGCGGCGAATTGCGCTCTCGACAGTCGGAGCGTTGGTCGTCGGCTACTACGGTTCCATCGAACGCGGACTTTGACTTTTGCAAACGCCTGCACAAGGCCTACTTGGTCGTGGGCCGTTTGTCCCTCAGCTCAATCGCGATCTGCAGATTTGTCTTGGCGGCCGTGAAGTTGGGATCCAGTTGGATCGTTGTCTGGAAGCATTCGACGGCCTTATCGAAGTGGCCAAGCTCTCCCTCGACCATGCCAAGCCGATGCCATGCATCTGCATATTTGGGGCGCCGGGCAACCACCCTTCGGAATTCTTCGGCCGCATTCGGATAGTCCTTTTGGTCGGCAAGCAGGGTTCCCAAGTCGAAATTGACATCCGTATAAATTGGAAGAATCGTCAAACACTGCCGCAATAACGCAATGGCCTCGAGAATGTGACCTTGCTTAACCCGTAGCAGGCCCAACCTACGATAGGCGTCGGGACAAAAGGGATTGAGCCGGATCGCCTCATGGAAACAGCGTTCGGCCTGGTTGTTATCACCTTCGGCGAAAAACGAATAGCCGATCCCCACATACGAATCCGCATCGCTCGTGTTGCCGGTCAGCGACTCTTGAAATTCCTTTCGCGCATCGGGGTAGCGCTCTTGAAACAAGAGCACAAAGGCCAAGCCGCGTCGTGCCGCCACGTAGTCCGGCTGGAGTGCTAGGGCCTCTTCAAAAATCTGCTTAAGCTCGTCCAGTTCGCCCGGCCCGAAGCCGTTTTGTTCGCCCAGCTTGCGGCGGATGTGGCCGTAGTTGGTGATCATCACTGGGTCGCTGGGTCGCAGCTCGTACGCTTTTTGCAGCAGCTCAAGCGCCTCGTCATGGCGGCCTTGCATTTCCACGTACACGCCCAAGTTCGAATAAGCCGTCCAGCCGTGAGGGTTCTTGGCAATCGTGTCGTGATAGAGCGATTCGACGTCTCGATAGACGAGTGTTTGACAAAACGCCATCGCCGACAGTGCCACCACAAGAAGGCCGGCGGCATAGGGGGCTGCCGCTCGCGCGCCAGGTTGTACTTTACGAACGGCCACCGTGGCGGCCGCGGCTCCTAGCGCGATCAGGGCCAGACTAGCATGATATTGAAAATGATCGGCTACGAACGAGTACCGAAAGGGATAGACATTGAAGAATCCTAGAGCCGGCACCAGCACTCCGGCGAAAATCAACGCCGCCGCCAGTGCCCCGCGCCCGATTCTCTGTCGCACCGCCCACAGGCCCAGCAACGTTACGACGGCCGCCAGCGGAAACAGATATTGCCACCACGCGTGCCCATCAACATCCCAACGTGGATAAAAAAAGGCGAGCGCATTGGGCCAAGCGAGCTTCGCGGCATAGAACCACAACGCACGACCCGCGATTAACAACCGCTGAAAGAAAGAGAAATCCCACTCCTTCCCTGCGGCGCCGACATTGTTTTTTTCCAACCATACCGTCAATAACCCCATGCCAATGCCCACCGCGAAGAAGGGGACGAGCGGCGGCAGGTCGGGCCAGGCAATCCTGCCCCGTTTCCACCAGTACATCACCAGCAACACGGCCGGCAGCGAGACCACCACGGTTTTGCTCAGCAGCGCCCCGAAGAACAGTACGAAGGCCGCGGCGTACCACCTCGTACGGTCGGAGGTACGCCGTGACTCTGGCTGCGCAACGTCGCTTGCCGGCGCGAAACGCAAGTAGCAGTGCAGCGAAACAAGCGCGAGCATCAAGCTCAGCACATTCTTACGCTCGGTGACCCAAGCTACGGATTCGACTTCCACAGGATGGACAGCAAAGATGGCCGCCGCCAAAAACGCGCCCGGCACACCCAATCGTACCAGCAACCGCCAAAACAAAATGGCGCTCGTAGCGTGCAACAGGACGTTCACCATGTGATAGCCAAGCGGATGCAGACCCCACAGGTGATATTCCAACCAGAAGCTGGAATGCACGAGCGGATAATACTGTTTCACCGCCGAGGTATCGAACCAGATGCGACTCAACCCCTGAGTCGTTCGCAAAGTCTGATTTTCCGTGACGTAACTTTCATCATCCCAGATAAAGGCGGCGCGCACGATCGGCGCATACGTGACCAGGGCCAGAAGTATCAACAGCCCGGACGCTGCCAGAATCCGCCGATTGGAATCGCGCCACGTGCCAGCCGGGCCTTTCGCCTGTGGTCGCGTCGTGCTGACCGTTGGCTGTTTCTTACGAGACGTCGGGCGAGACTTCATGGCAGGATCTATAAGGCCCTTGGGCTGCGGTGTGCTGCTGGCGGCTCGGCTGTAAAAGAAAGCGACGCAGCGGCACACACAGCCCGATTTCCGTCATTCGCCCCGGTGCCTGTAGCACGAAATTCGCAAGGGATAAACCGATTCCGGCTGCACCCCGACTGAGCGTATCGGCATTTCGACGCTCGCCGAATGCTCTCGCAATGACGAGGCTCCAATGTCGCCAACAATATTTCGAAGCGTGATCGACGCGGGCTCTATGGATAATTCCCCGACTCTTGAGACTAACCATTGCCTGTGCGTGGGACAAGCTGACCCGCCGGGCAGATCAGATAGTCAATCGACGATCGCGGGCAACGATTGGCCATAATCCGTCGGCGCTGTGTTCGCGCACAGTCACCGCCGCCTCATGCAGCGCCACGGTGGGACAAATATGAAACGGGACGCCGTATAGCACATCCCCTACATCGAAGTTGGCCGCATTCGAGGATTCCACCACCAGGTGCTCTTCGCTATGGACCACAGGCTGCGCATCGACCAAATCGAGCAGATGCACGCGCTTGTCGGGATTGTCGGGCGACACGGCCTTGTACCCCAAATCGAGGCACAGTCGATTGGCCGTCGGTCGACTGACGACACGCGTCACCACCAGGGCAGCAGGTATATAGTCCATGTCGGGATAGCGCGTTCCATAGGAATGGTCCCAAAAAACGGTCGTACCCGGACTGCACTCATAGGCGGCATTGAGCGCATGTATGGGGAATGTAGGCGACCCGCCGCCTACGATCCGCGGCACGTCCAGCCCTGCGGCCGTTAATTGTTGATGAAAGTCGGCGATTCCTTGGAAGGCCTGCGCCGTCTCGTTCGCGCGGTCCGACAGGGACGAGTTCCGAATGTGGCCGTCGTACGCGTGTAGTCCGCCGGGCGCCAAACCAGGAAGCGACGCGATCAACCGATATAAGGCTACAGCTGCGGGACCAGGCGAGATCCCTGTGCGATGCATGCCCACATCGAGATCCAGCAGCACTTCGACGGTGCGGGCGACATCACTTAACGCTGCCGACAGCGCGCGGACGGCAGCCTCGTCATCCGCCACGGCCGAGAACCGGGTGGCAGGGTAAGCCACGGCGAGCCTCGCCAAGCGCGCAGCATTGGGGCCCACCGGCTGATAGGCGAGCAGTACGTCGGGCGCCTCGCATTGCCCGAGCATTTCCGCTTCGGCGATCGTGGCGCACTTGAACTTGGTAATTCCCAATGCCAACTTGCGCCGGACGACAGCGGGCATTTTATGTGTTTTTACGTGCGGCCGCAGCCTATCGACTCCGCCGGCGCCGGCGATCATGCGCCTGAGGTTCTCGTCGACTCGCGCAGGATAGACCAGCAGGGCCGGTGTGCTGATCTCGGCAATATTATCAACGGCGTACCAGGCGCGCGACATCTGACGACTCTCCGACCCCAGGCTTCGGCCATTGGACTGGCGAAAAACGACAGCAT
This sequence is a window from Pirellulales bacterium. Protein-coding genes within it:
- the lpxA gene encoding acyl-ACP--UDP-N-acetylglucosamine O-acyltransferase, translated to MKIHPLAIVHPTAKLGHNVTIGPFAIVEANVAIGHNCTIEARVVLKADTTLGDNNHVFEGAVLGGLPQHVRMPERPGSLIVGSGNTLRENVTIHRAMEEGHLTIVGNNNLLMVSAHIAHDCHVGNHVIFANNCMMAGHVLVEDRAFVSGGVAVHQFCRIGRMAMVGGQARVVKDVPPFVTIDGASNFVVGLNSIGLRRNGATTTEITELKMAYRLVYRSGLKWSEILDRLGHDFREGIAGHFYEFFIRSQRGITQERRMPPGATIKMPEAAEPAANATPAVRAKAG
- a CDS encoding scaffolding protein translates to MATPEQLYDEADKLKDADKLEEAAAKLNELLETTPDYALAHSALAVIYTRLRKHDEAVKHALRTSELEPNDAFSFTALSVTFQRAGKIPEAEDAMARARMIQGHHHH
- a CDS encoding ATPase domain-containing protein — its product is MGEQARLSTGVPGLDKLLGGGLIPGTLTVVSGATGIGKTQCGVQFANAGYRQEGQRGILFDMCARGDAQSHADYAQRMFDWKVAVANPSLAPDLGTFFDTLGSQGDYLRVFDYHGRRVTRADLTFEDWQDWQSELARKLGVSIAFFYGNFLRGVRRAVIDGVEPVGRPSDSIQIDLFEYVYHQIVRKDPEWVARDLFREHFRENAARVATATYDTSKISCLLLYTSAEVMLEELAARPLDEGDMLANANTVIYLGKIRNGNRLSRALYVAKHRGSACSDEIVPYTIDDQGLHVA
- a CDS encoding tetratricopeptide repeat protein, whose translation is MKSRPTSRKKQPTVSTTRPQAKGPAGTWRDSNRRILAASGLLILLALVTYAPIVRAAFIWDDESYVTENQTLRTTQGLSRIWFDTSAVKQYYPLVHSSFWLEYHLWGLHPLGYHMVNVLLHATSAILFWRLLVRLGVPGAFLAAAIFAVHPVEVESVAWVTERKNVLSLMLALVSLHCYLRFAPASDVAQPESRRTSDRTRWYAAAFVLFFGALLSKTVVVSLPAVLLVMYWWKRGRIAWPDLPPLVPFFAVGIGMGLLTVWLEKNNVGAAGKEWDFSFFQRLLIAGRALWFYAAKLAWPNALAFFYPRWDVDGHAWWQYLFPLAAVVTLLGLWAVRQRIGRGALAAALIFAGVLVPALGFFNVYPFRYSFVADHFQYHASLALIALGAAAATVAVRKVQPGARAAAPYAAGLLVVALSAMAFCQTLVYRDVESLYHDTIAKNPHGWTAYSNLGVYVEMQGRHDEALELLQKAYELRPSDPVMITNYGHIRRKLGEQNGFGPGELDELKQIFEEALALQPDYVAARRGLAFVLLFQERYPDARKEFQESLTGNTSDADSYVGIGYSFFAEGDNNQAERCFHEAIRLNPFCPDAYRRLGLLRVKQGHILEAIALLRQCLTILPIYTDVNFDLGTLLADQKDYPNAAEEFRRVVARRPKYADAWHRLGMVEGELGHFDKAVECFQTTIQLDPNFTAAKTNLQIAIELRDKRPTTK
- a CDS encoding D-TA family PLP-dependent enzyme; the protein is MSRAWYAVDNIAEISTPALLVYPARVDENLRRMIAGAGGVDRLRPHVKTHKMPAVVRRKLALGITKFKCATIAEAEMLGQCEAPDVLLAYQPVGPNAARLARLAVAYPATRFSAVADDEAAVRALSAALSDVARTVEVLLDLDVGMHRTGISPGPAAVALYRLIASLPGLAPGGLHAYDGHIRNSSLSDRANETAQAFQGIADFHQQLTAAGLDVPRIVGGGSPTFPIHALNAAYECSPGTTVFWDHSYGTRYPDMDYIPAALVVTRVVSRPTANRLCLDLGYKAVSPDNPDKRVHLLDLVDAQPVVHSEEHLVVESSNAANFDVGDVLYGVPFHICPTVALHEAAVTVREHSADGLWPIVARDRRLTI